In Epilithonimonas zeae, a single window of DNA contains:
- a CDS encoding cation diffusion facilitator family transporter encodes MKTNKKNNSSLAFQKWIAVVGIILFVGKIVAWKLTNSDAVFSDAMESIVNVISAFLGLYSLYLASKPRDENHPYGHGKVEFVTSAIEGSLISIAGLMIIYEGTNSLISGKVLSKLDLGIWIIAATAIINYIIGYISIQKGKRENSIVLISSGKHLQSDTITTLGVVVSLVLVYFTKIVWIDSVVALFFGFYIIVIGYKIIRKSLSGIMDEADPEMLERLASFLNENRKPEWIDVHNMKIQQFGSRLHIDAHITLPWYFELRTAHDEMEEVIKLIAKNTDRKVEFNFHMDDCKPTSCAICQIENCPVRQHAFTKKIDWNGENISQPDKHTLDNQL; translated from the coding sequence ATGAAAACAAATAAAAAAAACAATTCTAGTCTCGCTTTTCAAAAATGGATCGCTGTTGTTGGCATTATTCTATTCGTAGGGAAAATAGTTGCCTGGAAACTAACAAATTCTGACGCCGTATTCTCCGACGCTATGGAAAGCATCGTGAATGTCATCAGTGCTTTTTTGGGACTTTATTCTTTATACTTAGCTTCGAAACCGAGAGATGAGAATCATCCTTACGGACACGGAAAAGTGGAGTTTGTCACATCGGCTATAGAAGGCTCTCTGATCAGCATTGCCGGTTTAATGATTATTTATGAAGGAACCAACAGTTTGATATCCGGAAAGGTTCTTAGTAAATTGGATTTGGGAATTTGGATTATCGCTGCAACGGCTATTATTAATTACATTATTGGCTATATCTCGATTCAAAAAGGGAAAAGAGAGAATTCGATTGTTTTGATTTCTTCCGGGAAGCATCTTCAGTCTGATACAATTACAACTTTGGGTGTTGTAGTCAGTTTAGTATTAGTTTATTTCACAAAAATTGTTTGGATAGACTCTGTAGTTGCTTTGTTCTTTGGATTCTATATAATTGTAATCGGCTACAAAATCATTAGAAAATCTCTGAGTGGAATAATGGATGAAGCCGATCCAGAAATGTTGGAAAGATTGGCAAGCTTCCTCAATGAGAACAGAAAACCAGAATGGATAGATGTTCATAATATGAAAATCCAGCAATTTGGAAGCCGACTTCATATAGATGCACACATCACTTTACCTTGGTATTTTGAACTAAGAACTGCTCACGATGAGATGGAGGAAGTCATTAAATTAATCGCCAAAAACACCGACAGAAAAGTAGAATTCAATTTTCATATGGACGATTGCAAACCGACTTCCTGTGCTATTTGCCAAATTGAAAACTGTCCAGTTCGCCAACATGCTTTTACAAAAAAGATTGATTGGAATGGCGAGAATATTTCACAGCCGGATAAACATACTTTAGATAATCAACTCTGA
- a CDS encoding exosortase F system-associated membrane protein: MIVHISLLQSIKLPKILKWVLVLSGVLGLIGIRGLEDKLFYDPFLRFFKTANPNEIFPDFVWGKLIISYLFRFGLNAFFSLVIIHFLFQNKEWTKQAFILILLVFAIVFPIYLFCIYDEFDFGYLFSFYVRRFVIQPLTLVLLVPIFYYRKKMIQS, encoded by the coding sequence ATGATTGTTCACATTTCACTTTTGCAATCCATAAAATTGCCTAAAATACTAAAGTGGGTTTTAGTTTTGTCAGGCGTTTTAGGATTAATCGGGATACGCGGATTAGAAGATAAACTTTTCTATGATCCTTTTTTGCGTTTCTTCAAAACAGCTAATCCAAATGAAATTTTTCCAGATTTTGTTTGGGGGAAATTAATTATAAGTTATCTTTTTAGATTTGGTTTAAACGCCTTTTTCTCGTTGGTAATTATCCATTTTCTTTTCCAAAATAAAGAATGGACAAAGCAGGCTTTTATCTTGATTCTTTTGGTTTTCGCAATCGTATTCCCAATTTATCTCTTCTGCATTTATGATGAGTTTGACTTTGGTTATCTTTTCTCATTTTATGTGAGAAGATTTGTGATTCAACCACTGACACTTGTTTTGCTTGTTCCGATTTTTTATTATCGTAAAAAGATGATTCAGAGTTGA
- the xrtF gene encoding exosortase family protein XrtF, producing MKDFLPVLKILLRFVVIYIVLVLLYQFYLNTYENEVVDPFTRWVAKQVAFLQNVLGFPTVLVDSLKLHSVLFQTSGKFTTRMVEGCNVFSVAILFTAFVFAFYKGAKTFLFALGGIILLHILNISRIVLLNIIFLKYPQYEKIGHDYLFPAIIYGGVIILWLVWIQVFALKKTDKS from the coding sequence ATGAAAGATTTTTTACCCGTTCTGAAAATTCTGTTAAGATTCGTTGTTATCTATATCGTTCTGGTATTGCTCTATCAATTCTATCTTAACACATATGAAAACGAAGTGGTAGATCCTTTTACAAGATGGGTAGCGAAACAAGTCGCTTTTCTGCAAAATGTATTAGGCTTCCCAACTGTTTTGGTAGATAGTTTGAAATTGCATAGTGTCTTGTTTCAAACATCCGGGAAGTTCACAACCAGAATGGTAGAAGGTTGTAATGTTTTCTCGGTCGCAATCTTATTTACGGCTTTTGTTTTTGCTTTTTATAAAGGTGCTAAAACATTTCTATTTGCCCTCGGAGGAATTATTTTACTTCATATCCTTAATATTTCCAGAATTGTTTTATTGAATATCATTTTCTTAAAATACCCTCAGTACGAAAAAATTGGCCACGATTACCTTTTTCCTGCGATTATCTATGGCGGTGTAATTATTCTTTGGTTAGTCTGGATTCAGGTTTTTGCTTTAAAAAAAACAGATAAATCTTAA
- a CDS encoding aminoglycoside phosphotransferase family protein — translation MQEHQDFFKEFLGKNPDSFIAIPQSGSSRINYIGSFEDKKYVITYNENIRENEAFFYFSELFQSLQLNTPKVFKINSDRDLYVQEFLGNKTLSEVIAEEGTSDRVKKLVKKSLENLFKLQSKTLGKVDFKKSFEYESYDDLPITHDLYYFKNFLIDVLEIEYHKSTLLKEFKTISELIQKLEPKTLMIRDFQSRNILVDENDEVFFIDYQSAMEGPAAYDVISFLYQAKANFPNNFKEEMLDYYVSFWEKASDKEALKESFDWMKMMRFLQVLGAYGFRGLIQRKKHFLASLLQGINNIYELNQTWNEIALQFPELYFIILRLKSKEVQSKIEELIID, via the coding sequence ATGCAGGAACATCAGGATTTTTTCAAAGAATTTTTGGGTAAAAACCCGGATTCTTTTATTGCAATTCCACAAAGTGGCTCTTCCAGAATCAATTATATCGGGAGTTTTGAGGATAAGAAATATGTGATTACTTATAACGAGAATATTCGGGAGAATGAAGCGTTTTTCTATTTTTCCGAGTTATTTCAAAGTCTACAACTTAATACGCCGAAGGTTTTTAAAATCAATTCTGATAGAGATTTGTATGTTCAGGAGTTTCTGGGAAACAAAACGCTTTCGGAAGTTATTGCTGAGGAAGGAACTTCTGACCGAGTAAAAAAATTAGTCAAAAAAAGTCTGGAGAATTTGTTTAAACTGCAGTCCAAAACTTTGGGAAAAGTAGATTTCAAAAAAAGTTTTGAGTATGAAAGTTATGATGATTTACCAATTACGCACGATCTTTATTACTTCAAGAATTTTTTGATTGATGTTCTTGAAATTGAATATCACAAATCGACTTTGCTGAAGGAATTCAAAACTATTTCTGAGTTGATTCAGAAGTTGGAGCCAAAGACCTTGATGATTCGGGATTTCCAGTCCAGGAATATTTTGGTGGATGAGAATGATGAGGTTTTCTTTATCGATTATCAATCGGCAATGGAAGGTCCTGCAGCTTATGATGTGATATCTTTTCTTTATCAGGCTAAAGCTAATTTCCCTAATAATTTTAAAGAAGAAATGCTTGATTATTATGTATCATTCTGGGAAAAGGCTTCTGACAAAGAAGCTCTGAAAGAATCTTTTGATTGGATGAAAATGATGCGTTTTCTGCAGGTTTTAGGTGCTTATGGGTTCCGCGGGTTGATACAGAGAAAAAAACATTTTTTAGCAAGCTTACTTCAAGGAATTAATAACATTTATGAACTGAATCAAACGTGGAATGAGATTGCTCTACAGTTTCCGGAATTGTATTTTATCATTCTAAGATTAAAAAGCAAAGAAGTGCAATCTAAGATTGAGGAATTGATTATTGATTAA
- a CDS encoding C40 family peptidase → MKKRVLVYILFVTTFFTLQSCVSNYVVSNNQTYKTDAKFASLDVNVKPVTNKSNNKGQQVLASIANTNDVIKRSAIENAIRHSNTIDNILSEAESYLGTPYRFGGTSRSGIDCSAFVLSVFGAAAGMDLPRVAAQQSQEGDSVEKTELQKGDLVFFSHRGSRISHVGIVEDVTPEGEVKFIHAATSKGVMVSSLDDNYWGPKFRFAKRVVKENALTVLNN, encoded by the coding sequence ATGAAGAAAAGAGTTCTAGTTTATATCTTATTTGTGACCACGTTTTTTACACTTCAGTCTTGTGTTTCTAACTATGTGGTTTCTAACAATCAAACATACAAAACTGATGCCAAATTTGCATCGTTGGATGTAAACGTAAAACCCGTAACCAACAAATCAAACAACAAAGGACAACAAGTTTTAGCATCTATTGCTAATACAAACGATGTTATCAAAAGGTCAGCGATAGAAAATGCAATCAGACACAGCAATACGATTGACAATATCTTATCCGAAGCTGAAAGTTATCTCGGAACACCATACAGATTCGGAGGAACTTCCAGAAGCGGAATAGACTGTTCAGCATTCGTATTGTCAGTTTTTGGCGCAGCAGCTGGGATGGACCTTCCAAGAGTAGCAGCTCAACAATCTCAAGAAGGCGATTCTGTAGAAAAAACAGAACTTCAGAAAGGAGATTTGGTATTTTTCTCACACAGAGGCAGCAGAATCTCTCACGTAGGAATCGTGGAAGATGTAACGCCAGAAGGCGAAGTGAAGTTTATTCACGCCGCAACATCCAAAGGTGTAATGGTTTCTTCACTAGACGATAATTATTGGGGACCAAAATTCAGATTCGCTAAGCGAGTTGTAAAAGAAAATGCATTAACTGTATTAAATAATTAG
- a CDS encoding glutamine synthetase III family protein, which translates to MSTLRFKALAELPFRNYRQDNAVSIPSKLSELFCQNVFSEETMREYLTKEAFQSILDAIKKGTKIQRHIADQVAVAMKDWAMSKGATHYTHWFQPLTGATAEKHDSFFTPIEGGRAIERFSGALLIQQEPDASSFPNGGIRNTFEARGYTAWDPTSPAFIMGTTLCIPSIFISYTGETLDYKAPLLRALNAVDEAATDVCKSYFDKNVTKVSPTLGWEQEYFLVDTALYQSRPDLVLTGKTLLGHSPAKGQQLDDHYFGSIPTRVMNYMKELEIECMKLGIPVTTRHNEVAPNQFELAPMFEEANVAVDHNSLLMDIMARIAHKHHFHILFHEKPFAGVNGSGKHNNWSLGTDTGENLLSPGKNPKKNLQFLTFFVNTLKAVHDYADLLRASIASASNDHRLGANEAPPAIISAFIGSQLFGVLEELEKVTDGKLSPEEKTELKLNVVGKIPEILLDNTDRNRTSPFAFTGNKFEIRAVGSSANCAEVMTVMNVIAAKQLKTFKTEVDALIETGLKKDEAIFNVLREYIKQSKSIMFEGDGYSDDWAKEAKKRGLNNLKTTPEALKMELDQKFVELYEELGIYSHREFEARNEIKLEKYSTVIDIEARVLADIARNHIIPAALNYQNRLIENVKGLKEIFGDKEFKTLAKEQLALISDISGNVSQIKVGVDNLLAAKEKAKNTSGSQKQAEEYCTKVIPLFDNIREASDALEMMVDDELWPMTKYRELLFTR; encoded by the coding sequence ATGTCAACATTAAGATTTAAAGCCTTAGCCGAGCTTCCTTTCAGAAATTACAGACAGGATAATGCGGTTTCTATACCTTCCAAACTTTCAGAATTGTTTTGTCAAAACGTATTCTCTGAAGAAACAATGAGAGAATATCTGACGAAAGAAGCATTCCAATCTATTTTAGATGCTATTAAAAAAGGAACAAAAATCCAGAGACACATTGCAGACCAAGTGGCTGTTGCGATGAAAGATTGGGCAATGTCCAAAGGCGCAACACACTACACACACTGGTTCCAACCATTAACAGGCGCAACTGCTGAGAAACACGATTCTTTCTTCACACCAATCGAAGGCGGTAGAGCAATCGAGAGATTTAGCGGAGCGTTATTGATTCAGCAAGAGCCAGATGCTTCTTCTTTCCCAAATGGTGGAATCAGAAATACGTTTGAAGCTAGAGGTTATACTGCTTGGGATCCAACTTCTCCGGCTTTCATTATGGGAACTACACTTTGTATTCCTTCGATTTTCATTTCTTACACAGGCGAAACTTTAGATTATAAAGCACCATTATTAAGAGCTTTGAATGCGGTTGATGAAGCAGCAACGGATGTCTGCAAGTCTTACTTCGATAAAAATGTAACAAAAGTTTCTCCAACTTTGGGCTGGGAACAAGAATATTTCTTGGTAGATACAGCTTTGTATCAATCAAGACCAGATTTGGTTTTAACAGGAAAAACTTTACTAGGACATTCTCCTGCAAAAGGACAACAGTTGGATGACCATTATTTTGGTTCGATTCCTACAAGAGTGATGAATTATATGAAGGAGTTGGAAATCGAATGTATGAAGTTAGGAATTCCTGTAACAACGCGTCACAATGAGGTTGCGCCTAACCAATTCGAATTGGCACCAATGTTCGAAGAAGCAAATGTTGCAGTTGACCACAATTCATTATTAATGGATATTATGGCAAGGATTGCACACAAGCATCACTTCCATATTTTATTTCACGAAAAACCATTTGCTGGTGTTAACGGAAGTGGAAAACATAACAATTGGTCTTTGGGAACAGATACAGGCGAAAACCTTTTGAGTCCGGGTAAAAATCCAAAGAAAAACCTTCAGTTCCTGACTTTTTTTGTTAATACTTTGAAAGCGGTTCACGATTATGCGGATTTGTTGAGAGCAAGTATTGCATCTGCGAGCAACGACCACAGATTGGGAGCTAATGAAGCGCCACCTGCAATCATTTCAGCATTCATAGGAAGTCAATTGTTCGGCGTTTTGGAAGAATTGGAAAAAGTAACAGACGGAAAATTATCTCCTGAAGAAAAAACGGAGTTGAAACTGAATGTTGTTGGAAAAATTCCTGAAATTCTTTTAGATAATACCGATAGAAACAGAACTTCGCCTTTTGCCTTTACCGGAAACAAATTCGAAATCAGAGCGGTGGGCTCTTCTGCAAACTGTGCGGAAGTAATGACTGTAATGAACGTAATTGCGGCTAAACAATTAAAAACTTTCAAAACTGAGGTTGATGCTTTGATTGAAACTGGTCTTAAAAAAGACGAAGCAATTTTCAATGTTTTGAGAGAATACATCAAGCAATCCAAAAGCATTATGTTCGAAGGTGACGGTTATTCTGACGATTGGGCCAAAGAAGCTAAGAAAAGAGGTCTTAACAATTTGAAGACAACTCCGGAAGCTCTTAAAATGGAATTAGACCAAAAATTCGTTGAGCTTTACGAGGAATTAGGAATCTATTCCCACAGAGAATTCGAAGCTAGAAACGAAATCAAGTTAGAAAAATACTCAACAGTAATTGATATCGAAGCTAGAGTTTTGGCTGATATTGCAAGAAACCACATCATTCCTGCAGCGCTTAATTATCAAAACAGATTGATCGAGAACGTTAAAGGATTGAAAGAAATCTTCGGAGACAAAGAATTCAAGACTTTGGCAAAAGAACAATTGGCATTGATTTCTGATATTTCCGGAAATGTTTCTCAAATCAAAGTTGGTGTTGACAATTTATTAGCTGCTAAAGAAAAAGCTAAAAATACGTCAGGAAGTCAAAAGCAAGCAGAAGAATATTGCACCAAAGTTATCCCTTTGTTTGATAACATTAGAGAGGCTTCTGACGCTCTGGAAATGATGGTTGACGATGAGCTTTGGCCAATGACAAAATATAGAGAATTACTCTTCACTAGATAA
- a CDS encoding DUF6909 family protein: MANSRARETTEAIERLYVSMRHLFYRGFFKPSGVSGESLRKLLMVINPEIYGSMSIPNKIELDGLLYVLDRLPEGIEECSFIHLTSDEGFDKGSFEPIVPKKRRRNCYRIDEHQMNIEVLLGRSEIYDILTHLTFLYLEADKIKNIGFDLDNEGRPKRIWKIIEEVAKGEKKYSRKEKEVALIHLSSFLGRTFDETLNAYNNFGDDKNPDRLFKIIYWLGQISLDDWRETREREIHFSAILQERVGHHLFGERWANKIKNILVENNLHMRPLHIISANMHSVKNMLFANEALNKKATKEVDYKLFADISNKKDLQEKILDHALKEGMIYIDDNSGSNIDVQIIDLSKTELKNSVFANQKYKGDDVILVFDYAFGEQAYEVMDELLRPYEVNGEVYMMKVKSVSIMGKAGILTGGKGDIMIPTSHIFEGTADNYTFENALKLEDFVDDEVKAFEGPMITVLGTSLQNKDILSYFMTTSWKAIGLEMEGAHYQKAIQVASKIRHHISPDLFVMYAYYASDNPLETGSTLSSGGLGLTGVKPTYMITHKIIEKILDKK, from the coding sequence ATGGCAAATTCAAGAGCAAGAGAAACCACAGAAGCTATCGAAAGATTATATGTCTCTATGAGACACTTATTCTATAGAGGATTTTTCAAACCATCTGGAGTGTCGGGCGAATCATTAAGAAAATTATTAATGGTCATCAATCCCGAAATCTACGGAAGCATGAGCATCCCTAACAAGATAGAACTGGACGGTTTGCTTTATGTTCTTGACCGTCTCCCGGAAGGCATCGAGGAGTGTTCTTTTATCCATTTGACTTCTGACGAAGGTTTTGACAAAGGAAGTTTCGAGCCAATCGTTCCTAAGAAAAGACGTAGAAACTGCTACAGAATAGATGAACACCAAATGAACATCGAGGTTCTTTTGGGACGTTCTGAGATTTATGATATCCTGACTCACTTAACATTCCTTTATTTGGAAGCTGATAAAATTAAAAATATCGGTTTCGATTTGGATAACGAAGGTCGCCCAAAACGCATCTGGAAAATCATTGAAGAGGTTGCAAAAGGCGAGAAAAAATACAGCAGAAAAGAAAAAGAAGTGGCATTGATTCATCTTTCTTCTTTCTTAGGAAGAACTTTTGATGAAACTCTGAATGCTTATAACAACTTCGGAGACGACAAAAATCCGGACCGTTTGTTCAAAATCATTTATTGGTTAGGGCAGATCAGCCTTGATGATTGGAGAGAAACAAGGGAAAGAGAAATCCATTTTTCAGCGATTCTGCAGGAACGTGTAGGTCATCACCTTTTCGGGGAAAGATGGGCGAACAAAATCAAGAATATCCTTGTAGAAAACAATCTTCATATGCGTCCGCTTCACATCATCAGTGCCAATATGCACTCTGTGAAAAATATGCTTTTCGCCAATGAGGCTCTTAACAAAAAAGCCACAAAAGAAGTAGATTATAAATTATTTGCTGACATCAGTAATAAGAAAGACCTTCAGGAAAAAATCCTTGACCACGCATTGAAAGAAGGAATGATTTATATTGATGACAATAGCGGAAGTAATATCGATGTCCAAATCATCGACCTTTCTAAAACTGAACTAAAGAATTCGGTTTTCGCTAATCAAAAATACAAAGGCGACGATGTGATTTTGGTTTTCGATTATGCTTTCGGTGAACAAGCTTATGAAGTAATGGACGAATTGTTAAGGCCTTACGAAGTGAACGGCGAAGTTTATATGATGAAAGTTAAATCCGTCTCTATAATGGGGAAAGCAGGAATCTTGACCGGTGGAAAAGGCGATATTATGATTCCAACGTCTCACATTTTTGAAGGAACTGCCGATAATTATACTTTCGAAAACGCTTTGAAATTGGAAGATTTTGTAGATGATGAGGTTAAAGCTTTTGAAGGACCAATGATTACTGTTCTTGGAACATCGCTTCAAAACAAAGATATCTTATCCTATTTTATGACAACTTCTTGGAAAGCCATCGGACTGGAAATGGAAGGTGCGCATTACCAAAAAGCGATTCAAGTAGCGAGCAAAATTCGTCATCACATTTCTCCGGATTTGTTTGTGATGTATGCTTATTACGCTTCTGATAATCCATTAGAAACAGGAAGTACATTATCTTCCGGCGGACTTGGACTCACAGGTGTAAAACCAACTTATATGATTACGCATAAAATCATCGAGAAAATTCTTGATAAGAAATAA
- a CDS encoding DUF445 domain-containing protein, with amino-acid sequence MNDELKKQQLKRYKNLATGLFILMAVTFITMTILQKENHSHWIGYIRAFSEAAMVGALADWFAVTALFNYPLGLKIPHTNLIENSKEKIGDNLGNFVVDNFLSPQNIRPYIQKLKVSVYVGDWLSKDNNQNVLINELSSILKDILNKLDDESVVKFISNKAEEMTDSLKLNSVVGNGIEYLLNKNDHQKIITNLSSQIKNYILDNQQMVSERVGKESFFLIPKSVDNKIAEKITKGLSDYFLEVEENLNHPLRAEITNKILDFSQELKEEPKWETEFDSIKSDFLQSNKIKQYSSDIWQSLKSSLIKELSDEDSKLKSYVKKNIDEFVSNLQNDEQFQSRIDNWVRLTAYKYILKNTQNFGELISTTVGNWEGKELSRKLELEVGKDLQFIRINGTIVGGLVGLLIYTIANFI; translated from the coding sequence ATGAATGATGAATTGAAAAAACAACAACTCAAGCGCTACAAAAATCTTGCGACAGGATTATTTATTCTGATGGCGGTTACTTTCATAACAATGACGATTTTGCAAAAAGAAAATCATTCGCATTGGATTGGATACATCCGTGCGTTCTCGGAAGCGGCGATGGTTGGTGCTTTGGCGGATTGGTTTGCGGTGACGGCTTTGTTCAATTATCCTTTAGGACTTAAAATTCCGCATACCAATTTGATTGAGAATTCTAAAGAAAAAATCGGAGATAATCTAGGAAATTTTGTGGTTGATAATTTTCTATCACCTCAGAATATTCGTCCTTATATTCAGAAACTAAAAGTTTCGGTTTATGTAGGGGATTGGCTGTCTAAGGATAATAATCAGAATGTTTTGATTAATGAGTTGTCATCGATTCTTAAAGATATTCTGAATAAGTTAGATGATGAATCTGTTGTGAAATTTATTTCAAATAAAGCTGAGGAAATGACGGATTCACTCAAATTAAACTCAGTTGTTGGAAACGGAATCGAATATCTTCTCAATAAAAATGACCATCAGAAAATCATTACCAATCTAAGTTCTCAAATCAAAAATTATATTCTGGATAATCAGCAAATGGTTTCCGAAAGAGTAGGAAAGGAGAGTTTCTTTTTGATTCCAAAATCGGTAGATAATAAAATTGCAGAAAAAATCACCAAAGGTTTAAGCGATTATTTTCTGGAAGTTGAAGAAAATCTTAATCATCCATTACGAGCTGAAATCACGAATAAAATTCTGGATTTTTCACAAGAACTAAAAGAAGAACCAAAATGGGAAACAGAATTTGATTCTATAAAATCTGATTTTCTGCAAAGTAATAAAATCAAACAATATTCCTCTGATATTTGGCAATCTCTGAAATCTTCTTTGATAAAAGAACTATCAGATGAAGATTCTAAACTAAAATCTTATGTCAAAAAAAACATTGATGAATTTGTTTCTAACCTTCAAAATGATGAGCAATTCCAAAGTCGAATTGATAATTGGGTTAGATTGACTGCCTATAAATATATTCTGAAAAACACACAGAATTTTGGTGAACTCATTAGTACAACGGTTGGCAATTGGGAAGGTAAAGAACTCAGCCGAAAATTGGAACTGGAAGTCGGGAAAGATTTGCAATTCATCCGAATCAATGGAACCATCGTTGGTGGATTGGTTGGTTTGCTGATTTATACGATTGCTAATTTTATTTAA